The window GAATGGGGGATTAAAAAAGGCTTAGTGCTGTTAACGGTCTTTGAACAAGACCAATCCAAAACCCAGCCAAGGGAGAGATTAGGACCCTCCAGGTATTTCtattttcatcaataaaagtcATATTTACAAATGAAAAGGTAGGAAAATGCAGTGTGTGTCTAATAATATCAGTCAGCTGCCTTCATGATGTTGGACAGATTTAGAGAATCTTTGTGCTTTAGTGGGCTTTGAGTTTGGTAGATTAGTGGGTTAATGGCTCAGAATTGTATAAGGATGTGCTAGATTTAATGAATTGAATATGACTTGGAAAATGTTGGATTTGACAGATGAAAGGAGCCGAAACAAAGAATAAAGACTGAAAAAATTATGGGGCAGTAGTAAGGGTTTGCTTCTTCAGTTAGCTGATTGTTATGATAATCTTTTATTTCTCAATGTTATGTTTAATATAGTATCAAGTTTTTCgcattttaaaactaaaaggtcATGCAACTAGCATCTGATTTTTAATGAAGTTAGCATTTgacttttattttgtatttatttgacTTTTCTTATCTACCTCATGAACTTTCATATACAAATAAGTCTTGAGCTCTTTGAGTCTAGACATTGATATTTAATTGTTCCATCTTCAATCCAATTATCTTTTCTTTGCTTTAATCTTATTTGTTTGTGGAGTTTCTTCTTAAACTCAACTTCTAAACTATACCTAAGTTCTCCTCACCACATCAAgtattatcaaagaaaaagatcCTAGATCTACAAAATTCAGATTTGTGTCAAAAATTGCAACTTTAAGGGTTGCCGCAGAGGTCATGGGGTAGAGGAAATCAAGACCAAGAAACAGAGATGGCTGAGATGAGGCATATGATTGAAGATTTATTTGCAAGTTGTACAAGTTctttagcaacacaaacaagCTAAAGCTTGTATGGAGATTTTGATAGGCAATTAAACCCTAAGATATTCTGGAAGGTGGTCAGGAGAATGAGGatatagaagaagaaaactGTTAGGAATTTAACCTAATTTTAAACCTGTGAGAGAcgaaaaaattgagaaaaattgcACAAAGAGAAAACAATCACTAAACACAATATTTACATGGTTCAGCAATTTGCCTACATCCATGGAGTTGCTGTGTTTTTACTATGTCAGGGAGAAACATACAAGGGCGGCCATACAACACAGTTTTTCAATACAACAGTAAAGTCTAATTTGAAGCAACAGATATATACCCTAAAACAATGGGGCCAAAAAAGGGGCCTTGGGCCTATTGGCCCAAACCTCtactccatggactaagcctctaACAATCACCCACTTAAAATTGGCATGTGTCAAAGTAGAATCAGGTCACAAActgaatcaaacacaaaccaGGCTCCACATAGCCCAACAAAATCCTCTTCCATGATGTTGTACCTGTACATGTGGCACAAGGTGGATAGGAGGATTAGTTGGTACGTCTGCTTGAATGAATGATGGGGGAATCAAAATAGAAGTTGCTAATGTTTTTTTGGAAAGATGCATGTAGGGGATCAAGTAGACTAAAAAGCTAGTTGAGAGACGTATTTTGACTAGAAGCCCGTGAGTGAAGATAGAAAGGTGCTATTTGTGATGCTTCAATTGAAGGGTAGTAGGGTACTGTGCTTCAatggtggaaaaaaaatgaagagcaACGGGCTCAACAAGGCAAGCCAAAAATTAGCACATAGGAGCACATGAAGAGAAGCTACAAAACCATTTTCTGTAACGGATTATGCAATGAAATTGTATGAAAGATTCCATTCATTGACAGTGTCATGGTCCATCACATTAGAGCCAATACTTACTCAATCTGAAGGGGTAATGAAAACTATACCTTGCATCCTTTCAAGGAATAAGTCACTATATTCACTTAGGCTTCATTTGGTTGGGGGATGGAAAAGCAGGGGAATAGAAAATGgtggaggatggaaaagtgaggGGATAGAAAAGAATTAATTTTCCCTCATTTGTGTTTGGCTAGGGGGTGGTCTGGGTGGAAAAGTGTAaggatggaaaacttttttgtttggttgaaaaaaaaaaatgaaagaataaaaaatggagtttgtataaatttactcccGTGCCCTAttacatttaaataataataataataataataattattattattattattatttataaataaaaaaaaataaataaataaataaaaaggaaactaATGTGGAGGGAGCAAAGAGGCAAATGTGTAAATTCCCATCTAAGCCCCTCTTTCTCCccaatttggggagaaaacAGAATCACTCCCCCAACCAAACAAGTGCACTATTTCCCCCTTTGGCATCCCCCCATAATCACCCCACCCAAACGGGACCTCAATACAACAAGGCTAATGGCTTCTTGACTGCTACAAAGTTTGAAGCTGAGTGTTAAGATATGGGAGTAAATGAGTAATGTCTGCCTTGATTTGCAAAGTTGGGAAGCAAATTACAACTTTTGGAGTTTGATGATTGTGCCCTTAAGGTTCGACGGCTCTTAGTGGACTTTAAGGAGCTAGTTAGTGATGAATTACCACAAGTTTTGCCACCAATGAGAAGCATTCAACATGCTATTGATTAGTACCAAGGGAAGATCTGCTAAATCTACCTGCTTATAGAATGCCATATCTACAAGAAGACGAATACATAGATAGATCGAGGAGTTGATTGCCAAAGGTTTAGTGCGTGAAAGCAAAAGCCCTTGTACTAACCCTGCCTTGCCTACATCTAAGAAGGATGACTATGGAGGATGTGTATAAATCATAGGGTCATTAAAAAGAACACAATCAAGTATTGATTTCCAATTCCTCAATTAGAAAATAATCTCAATAAGTTAATTGGATCCTATGTGCTCTCCAAAATAGATTTGGGGGTTACCATCAAATTAGAATGAGTGGTGGACAGCTGCATTCAAGACACTGGATGAGCTTTACAATTGGCTAGTAATGCCATTTGGACTCTTTAATGCACCGAGCACTTTCATGCGCAGGTTATGACATAGGTACTGTACTCAAATCTTTCTTGAGTTTGTTCGTggttgtttatgttgatgattaATTGATATGTGGTCAAACTAAAGAAAAGCATTTAAATATATCAAAACAGTGATGACAAAAGCTCCAATTCTTGCGCAACTAGATTTTGGGAAGCTTTTGTCACATATCATTGTTGAGGAATTTTAATAATATCCAAGGCTACTATTAGTTTTTTTCTCCAAACCTCCTTATGCCAGTTCAATTGAACCAATAATAGAGGAATGGCACAATATCATAGTTGGCACAGCTGCCAACAACCAATCTCATGGTCTCCTCATATAAAGGATCCAAGTCAGTCATATGTCAATTTGTTGACAAAAAGAAATCCTCCTTTGACATTTTCTTGCAAACAGAACAGGCCCCTGAGTTTTCAGTAGGTAATACCATACATTCAGCAGTGATTATATAGGTACAAAAACATTGGGCTTCTAAATTAAACCCAACATGTTACAATATGGACAAATAGAAGCACCAAATATgattaaaagaaacaaaagggaCCTACTATTTGTGATGCAGAtaagacaaataaattttttttttaaaatcctgATCGCATGATGCCCTACATATCTAGTTGGGTGGAGGTATAGACAAGGCCTCTCCTAGTTTATTGCAACATAGAATGTGAAGTTTAAGGTGATCATGAGTAATTAAATGCAGAGAAATTAGTTTTCTtcctttcatttatttatttatttttggtaacaGGCAAATGTGATAGTTGTTCCTATCCCTCAGTCCATTCAATTCCACTTTAAGGTGGAGTTCATCCTAGCTCTctagtaaataaatttttttttttggtctaaagGGAAGTATATTAAACTAACTGAAAGAAAAAGGACCAGGACAAAGCCTGATACAGCAAGAACCCAGCGAATCAGCCTCAATCAGAGGGATCAACTCTACAGGAGGATAAGAATGAACAAAAAAATCCATAGATTCAAACAATCCTAACTTTGCAAGACGATCCACACATTTGTTAGCTTCCCGGTAAGTGTGCTTAACACGAACTTGAGGGATTTGATCAATTAAGAGTTTGCAATCATCCAAAAGAGGAGAAATCACAGAATTGCATATTTGATATATGCAAGTGGCTCCTCTTTTTGCAATCATCCAGGTCTCCTCTTTTTGCAATCTCTTAAAGTGGCTCCTAAGCTAAGATGGGGGGCAGCACTTAAAACGTATTTGAGAGAGACCGATCAGAAAagtcttttagagagagagcatCATTTGATATCAATATCTTTTCTTGGTTTTAACTGTCACAGGCTGATAAGATTGCTAGTTTCTAATTAAGACTCATTTACTTCGACTCCCTAACATGCAGAGGAGATATCCTCCTCTTCTCAAACAACTAAGAAAAAAGCAGAGAATCAAGTTAACTGGTCACACACAAGCATAATTAAGAAACTTTATGTAACTTACTTAGGACACATCCAATCCCCTCTCTTCATTTCAACATCTTGTGATGGTACATCATCCATGAAATCCAAAGAGTCATCCTTTTGTTTCAAAGCTTTAACAGCAGGCTTTGGAAGTGCAGGATCAGGGGATGTTTCACTCAGTTCAATCAACTCAGAAAGCAACTTCCTTGCAGAAGATTCAATTGTCTGTCGACCAGGAGGTTTCTCTCCTCCTGAAAGAACAAGTGAATCTAGGGCATAGAACAACAATATACGCACTATATCCACAGTTCGGGCATCTGCTTCAGTTTCCTTCAAAATCACATAAGCTCTATCACAAGATCCCCGCAGACTGCAAGTACTACAGACCTGAACATAAGTAAACACGTCAGATACAGAGGCAATGAAATGTCTTCTAAAatatagcaaaagaaaaataattcagACTTTTCAATACAGTACAACCATTTCTGTTTTCTGAGATATGTCTTAAAAGTTTAAACAATAGAATTGAAatcataaataaagaaataacatACATCCCCTTCATCCAATCGCACGTATGCTCTCAATCTTTTTCCTGAATTAACAGCTTTCCGGTAAAGATTAGGACATCCGCACTCAACAACTTTTTGAATATCATCTATAGACAATGATCTGCATAACAAGAAGGGATGGTCAAATTAaagatttatttaaaataataaaacctaGCTCAATGCTTATGTGGATTTAGCTTCAATAACCACATGGCACACGTAAAATTTAGCCCTTAGACTTGGCTGGCCTTGAGCCATGTCACCATGCCACAATATCAAAATCCATATATTGCATTAGACTCGTGCATCATTTGTTTTGCCTAACCTATGTTAATATTGTCCTACTAGATTTTCCCAATAGTAGTATTGTTACGAGCcatgaaatattttgataatttgatagttacaacaatgGGGGAGGAGGGATTCGAACCCTAGTTCTCCTCATAACAAAGAACAGGTAATGTCACTAAGCTACAATGTTCTTTGCTATTAAAATTCATGAAATCCTTCAACATATATTCAGTCGACAAACTTTACTTcgtttcctttattttaaataaagtgcTTACAAAACAAGTAAGTATACACGAGCTAACATGTCCCAATGCGCGAAACAAATAGCAACCAACATTCCATTTCTTTCAAGAATTTAGCATAATTACCTACTTTCTCCTGCTCTAGCTCAattccttttttctctcttactaGTTACCTACTACAACCACTAATTGCTATTTGTTTTGCTCTATTTATATATGCATGTTATGTAATTAGTCATTGTTTtgggaatgaaaaaaaagaaatgaaatgaaatgagaaaaatgaagagtaAAGTTTTACTTGAAGACATCGTATCGGTCACGAGCGAAGCTAAGGCAAGCGTCTCTCACGACTCCCATGTCCTTGTAAACGCTATCGGTTGGAGAGGAGGAGGATTCGGTGAAGTAACCCTTGGACTTCAAGCGGTCCACGAAGGTCACCCATTCGGGCCACGGGTGGGGGTCGGGGGAGCATAGAGATTCTGTGCTGTCGACGGCGGCGACGGCAGCGGAGGAGGCGGTGGAACAGTAGCGGGGGTGGAACTGTAGGGATTTTGGGAAGAGAAGTGGGAGTGGGGAGAGAGGTAAGCGGTTATGGAGGGAGAGAGCGGTTCCCAAGCGTAGGAATTTTGAGACTGAcatttctctttcttatcaGCGGCCGGGGTTTTGTGAGAGTGAGTGAGGGTTTTACTATAAATGGACACGCAGGCAGGGCTTTACAAAATATATCCTGCTTCCTTTCTCACCACCGTTTGGAAGTTAGAGAGCATCTTTGATTCATGTGTTTAATcacatatttttagttttataacaattatattattatatataataaaagttgaaaaaaaatttgcagaaaagcatatttttagaaaaatattagcaaaaaagCATGTGGAGGGAACtaattagttagttagactttgttttaaaaaaaaaaaaatggaactcaagtttcaaaaactcgaaTTCTGTacaaatggaactcgagttccacctttttttttttttttttttttaaaaaccccatttaaaaaaaatgctttttcctctcctctaaaaaaaaaaaatcagtttttatgGGGGAACCTGAAacctttttaatatatatatatatatatataaccttttcaaaaaaaaatctgtttttaaaaaatatataaaactgttcttttttaaaaattgctttaaaaaaaaaaatctgtcttTGTAAAACTGTTTTCATAATGTAAAACTGTTTTATAAATCTGTTAAAAACGGTTTTCAAAACTGTTTTCTTAATCAAAAAAAATctgctttccaaaaaaaaaactgctttaaaaataaaaatctgtaCAAATGGAACTGTTTTCTTAACTAACtaattagttagttagactttgtttttaaaaaaaaaaaatggaactcaagtttcagAAACTCGAATTCTGTacaaatggaactcgagttccacctttttttttttttttgaaaaaaaaaccccatttaaaaaaaatgctttttcctctcctctaaaaaaaaaaaaaagtttctgaaacattaaaaaaaaaaaaaatcagtttttatgGGGGAACCTGAAacctttttaatatatatatatatatatatataaccttttcaaaaaaaaatctgtttttaaaaaatatataaaactgttcttttttaaaaattgctttaaaaaaaaaaatctgtcttTGTAAAACTGTTTTCATAATGTAAAACTGTTTTATAAATCTGTTAAAAACGGTTTTCAAAACTgttttcttaataaataaaaatctgctttccaaaaaaaaaactgctttaaaaataaaaatctgttTTCTGAAATCTGTTTTTTAAAACTGTTTTCAATAAACTGTTTTTCAAAGATAATATAAAACTGTTTTTATAAATctgttttcaaataaaaatctgattttggaaactgttttcaaaatctgaactgtttaaaaaaaaaactttcttttgaaaaaatcagttttttccTAAAACTGTTtttcaaaagacaaaaaaatttattttaaaataaatgtttgcaaaattaaaaatctgtttttttagAGGAGAcctgaaatttaaaaaaaaaaaattcaaagttttcttaaagtgttttcaaaaatgtttttctacatacaaaaatatgttttcaaaaaaaaagggtggttttcaaaaagaaaatgttttcataaAACACCTTTACcactaaaaaaatgtttttcttttcaaaaaaaatattttttaagaaaaaaaatctgcctttcctaaaataataaagttaacgttgtaattttttatttccaagcATTTTCTTAGAATAGTTGTAGTTTGTGGATTTGTGTTCGAGACTTTTTCTCTTGAGTTTTTGAACACCCTATAAGCTTACATTGTCTCTTACATTTCTTGGCACTaatgagtttctttttttcatctttttacataaacaaaaatgaaaaaaaaaaaattttgatggaTGACAATAAGGTGTTATTCTTCCAaccctttctttttattatgtTGTATTTGTATAAGTATTCAcaataaaatcttttctaagaaaaaaaaatgcgcttttccaaaataataaagttaaagTTGTAACTTTTTATTTCCAAGCCTTTTCTTAGAATAGTTGTAGTTTGTGGATTTGTGTTCAAGGCTCTTTCTCTTGAGTCTTTAAACACCCTATAAGCTTACATTGTCTCTAACATTTCTTGGCAATAATGAGTTTATTTTTGTAATCTTTTTgcataaataaaaatgagaaaatggtGGATGACAACAAGGTGCTACTTGTCCaaccctttttatttatttatttatttttttatgttgtggattatttttatatagCATTTAGTACTTACATGCTAGctatatagtaaataaataCTCACATGCTATTGTAAAGTATACTTGTATGCTCTTTCTCTCACATGCTACTTATGTACATACTTCACATGCCTTgattgtatatattttgttggaaTTAATATTCATATGCTAGTTATATGTAAGTATTTACtcacatgtgtgtgtgtgtgtatatatatatattgtaaggacccAATTTGAGTCCTAAGCCCAAGAGTCAAAAGGATCttggcccaaagagcccaatacaatgaatttgtagaaagtgggtcAGAAAATTAGGCTCTAATGAATTTGACAACAATTATGGTGGGTTTAGATGaactgaaaacaaaaataaacaggttttatccaaagaaaattgtcatcggcacaatccgaggagatgtgttcttatatatatatatatatatatatatatatctcttttgaatttgattacaagtcTAGTTCTAGTTGATACAgtgtttttcctttaatttctcAATCCCCCCTCCTCAGggtattatttctcttttatatttctccaccctccacgtgtagactAGGTTTCTGGTGTTGATCCCTATCCCATTAGCACCTTCTTGAAGTATCTAggagtagttgtaaggctgaaaattactaTTTAgatatcacttccacattaatgtggtcAGAGAGTTtgctacagagcattcaatgcggtggtagcaatttttttttaaatatttcatagTTCCCATTTGTCCTGTGCTTTCATGATGTGTATCCTTAACAATAGAATCTCTCGGAACATTGCTCTGGATGGCAGACCACACCTTCTGACTTCTGCTTTGCTCAGTCGGACCACCTTCCTAGACCCTCATGACCAGACCCCATTTCTTCATTCACTAATGCAGACTTCTATGACAGCGTTTACCCATCCTTAGATTACTAAAGGTCCTCAGATTGGGCCGCTAGCCCATCATATATTTAGATATAAACTACTGGGCCTATCAtacctacatatatatatatatatatgtatgtatgtatattgtttaaaaaaccatttaaaaaaaaaatcaaaatgtcaagtattctattttttcataaaaaagttAACGTttggaataaattaaaatgaggcACTATTTTCGGATAGgcattgtggggtgcctaacaccttcttcacacgtaaccaaacttctgAGTTGAAGATATTTGGTTTAAAGGCTTTTGGTTTACCTTAATTTACGGATCCTTAAaatttggtttagttaattaggtaacttaaaataaaaataaatatctaGGTGACCGATCACACCTAATGTAAAACTAATGATTGATGGcgactcctaaaataaaaataagaaaaatggacTTATACACATCCCACTCTAAATACACAAGCACACAAGAGTCATATCACCACAAAAATAGTTAATGCTGATATGCTTCCAATATTAATCGTTAGCGACATTACTAATATAGCCATGTAGGCTATTTAGAATTTAGAATATTCAAAAGCAGTAGTTATGGTAATATTTCGATCCTatctatcaaaaagaaaaatagacttctaaatttttaaagagaaaatatGTTTACTGCTACAATACAcatgataaaaagaaattatattactatattagtaatttagtttaaaaagagggtttaattacttaatttatttgtaGGTTTTAGTAATTAATCGTACTAACCAAGAAGAAACTTGTGCATGGGTTGTCACTACCAGGCTGTGGTTTTTTAGATTCCTTCAGACAAGGGAATCAAACTTGGTGCATTGTGGGCTTCCATGGAATATTCTTTCTATGGAATATTCTTTCTGTGTCATACACTTTCTGGGGCTCTCAAATAATTGATGGAAAATCTTGAACCATCATAAGAACAGGAGGGctaatgcacaaaaaaaaaaaaatttattttacttttgttgtttttgttgttgtttgttaaATGGCGGGTTGAGCCAAGTAATAGTATACCCGATCTGCTAGATTCGGGCATGGAAAAAAAACccacccaaaacccaaatttcCTATTAGGTTGAGTAAAATCTACATTTATCTAGTCAGGTCGAGTACCTGTTTCCTCGACAGGTTTGGCCTTTCTAAGTGCTCGTTTGGTTCGGCTTTTTGAGCCTAAAAAGTGCGTTATTGAACCCAAGATTGAAATCATACTTAAATTGGTCTGCTATTTGTGTTGTTTGTTTAAGGAAAAATAATGGTGTTAACCAACTATTGGTCTACTGTTCTTGCTGGTGTTAACCCCTAATTGCTTTAGCAATCAAGACAGAGACCAGTGAATGACCACCAGCTCAAGTACAAATATTTGCACTTAGATTTTCTGCTTCCTTTTGTCAAAACCTCTAATTCCTTTTGAGCTGGTGTCTCATGCGCTAGGTGCAGGAGAGatttttccattcattttctaatatttttgcttttctttcaACTGTCTTGTgcctaaatgtttttttttttaataatttattttattattattttaataagaacaTGTGTTAATCAAGGTGACATATAAATGATACTATTTTAATATCATTGTCAACTTTTTGCATCCACTACTTAACGGCAGATACTATTTTGacataataccaaaaaaattatgattaaattggcacatttgaaatattaaaaaccattttaacaTATAGAACAAACattagagatcaaaatggtaaCTACTAACTAGCCCATTTCCCTTATATGCACTGGAACTGTGAAAGGGAGAAAAACAAATGCTTGAAGTTCTTTTTGTTATCTTCTATATGTGAAAAGGatacatgttttatatatgtgtgtgtggaaGGGGGAGATTCAAACTGTGGGGCATGGTAGTCTTTGTTGGATACTTTAGGAAGTTTTAGTTAAGTTTCAAAACTCTTGACAAGATGTTATGTTAGATTGTTTATCACTTTCACATTAATCTATCATTTGTTTTCCATCACttacaatttttcacatcacaattttgacaaaaaaagttgcgattataatttttttaaacccaaacccatcaCAGTAATCCACACAAGGTATGTGTTTGGAAACAAATTATAAgctacattttttctttttaatttttatgtaactaaatttttaaaatttaaccttttttttttcttttttttttttactttttctcatattttgaaaatacaagCATAATTCAACAAAGAGTTTTCCATAAAAAGATATTAGGGGGGTGTTTGGTAGGGAGcatttaaataatagttttcagGCTCATATTTCACTAACACTTTTTAACCCAAAcgtattttcataacacttaaacaaagaataatgttagagatacaaactattttacaaatttttttacaaactactaaTGTGGTAagtaattattgataaataaaaaaataatgttaataatagacctacataaaaactaataaaaagttgaacacaataatattttgtaaaaatattataaaataatttaatttgtagcGTAGCATTTTTCTTAAACAAATGCTAGAAATCTCTAGGAGCAGAAAGTCGATATCCAGTTAGAAGTGACCCAACCGTAGCCACTGCCCAAAAACCCCATCAAAAACCCTTGTCGAAAATCTTTATAGTTATAGTTTATAGTAACCACGTGGCCACGAGAAAGACCTCATCTCAACTCAACGCAATGAGAAGAGCTTCCACTCTCGCCTCCTCCGTCCTCTCCCGAACCCTCGCCACCGCCCACGGCGGCGTCGGCGTTGGCGTCGCCACTTCCATAGCCGTCCACCACAACCAGAGGCTTCTCCAGGTGGCGCTCTACGGAAGTAGCAGTAGCTCGAGGGGTTCGTACACCCGCTGGTGGAGTAAATCACCGGCGCGAGTTTTGTCTCTCGGTGTCGCCGGGGCTTTGATCTCCGTCGCCGCCGCCCAAGAGGTCCACGCGAAGGAGCCACCGCCGCCGGAACTCGTTCCCAAGGACGTGGTTCTTTACCAGTACGAAGCTTGCCCCTTCTGCAATAAAGTTAAAGGTATGgatctctttcttctttaattctttgaaataaatttttgtataaaGTTTATTGCTTCCAAATTTAACTTCCtgaattggtgatttgttttgcTTTGAATTGTTTGTGTTGGTttctatgtatgtgtttgtattttttaagaaatggaTGATGGAGATTGgaggagaggaaagaaaaggaaaaaataaaaataaaaaaacaaaaattgaagaatCCAAATCAATTGTGCCAGTTTGATTTGGATAATGGAAATGCTGGAAATTTCATTTTCCAGCATTTTCTCTGCTGCCCAATACTTCATTGGGATAATGGGCTCATACCCAATGCACGAAGCTCCAACTTTTCGGGGTCTAGGAGAGGTGATTGGTAGGCAACATTGAGTTTTGAATGATTTAGCGGATTTTGTTGAATCCATTTATAATAATTTGGGTGAATAGGGGAATATTTTCAAgcaacttctttttttgtttgattttctgttTAATCTCTTACTTTTCAAAAAGAGGGAGGGAAATTCTGTTTAAGTAAAGGAACTGCATGATAATGTCGTTATTGAGCTAGTTACTTTCTTAATGTGTTGTGGTGTTTTGTGTTCAGTTTTTTTACAAGGTGATATTTTTTGCCATCTCAGCCTTTCTCGACTATTATGATATACCATACAAAGTAGTAGAGGTCAACCCAATTAGTAAGAAAGAAATCAAGTGGTCTGACTATAAGAAGGTGCCGATATTAATGGTTGATGGGGAACAACTGATCGACTCATCTGGTACTTGTCATTGAGTGATTGTGGAAGTATTTTAACTTTTCAAGTTCCGATTCAAGTGTCCATCAAACTCATATGTGGCATGTTTGCAGCTATTATTGACAAGCTGGGTGGCAAGATTCATTCAGACAAAAGGGCTGATTCAAAATCGGATAATGATGAAGAGAAAAAGTGGCGAGGGTACAGTTTTTATGcaatagcttatgttcattttctttttcttggctAAGCATATGTTCATGATCTGAAGACTTATGTATCTTGCATGAAATAATTCTGGTTAACACTATACTTCGAGAAGTTTgagattattataataatacttCACCTGTTAGTAATCTCTTAAAGGCATGAAGAATGGTCACACATCTTTTATTCCCATCTTCATAGTGTACTTTGACCTTTGATTGTTAGAGCCAGGCTGTTGGGACttgatttttcattcatttatggGAAATATCGGTAAATTTTGTGTGAGTATTACAAGTTGATGGGAAAATGCTCTATTTTCTTTATGAAAATATGTTTGCATATGTTATTTATGAGAATTCTATTATGCC of the Quercus robur chromosome 10, dhQueRobu3.1, whole genome shotgun sequence genome contains:
- the LOC126702258 gene encoding uncharacterized protein LOC126702258 isoform X1, producing MRRASTLASSVLSRTLATAHGGVGVGVATSIAVHHNQRLLQVALYGSSSSSRGSYTRWWSKSPARVLSLGVAGALISVAAAQEVHAKEPPPPELVPKDVVLYQYEACPFCNKVKAFLDYYDIPYKVVEVNPISKKEIKWSDYKKVPILMVDGEQLIDSSAIIDKLGGKIHSDKRADSKSDNDEEKKWRGWVDNHLVHILSPNIYRNTSEALESFDYITSNGNFSFSEKITVKYAGAAAMYFVSKKLKKKYNITDERAALYEAAETWVDGLNGRDFLGGSKPNLADLAVYGVLRPIRYLRSGKDMVEHTRIGDWYTRMENAVGESSRIKA
- the LOC126702258 gene encoding uncharacterized protein LOC126702258 isoform X2; translation: MRRASTLASSVLSRTLATAHGGVGVGVATSIAVHHNQRLLQVALYGSSSSSRGSYTRWWSKSPARVLSLGVAGALISVAAAQEVHAKEPPPPELVPKDVVLYQYEACPFCNKVKAFLDYYDIPYKVVEVNPISKKEIKWSDYKKVPILMVDGEQLIDSSAIIDKLGGKIHSDKRADSKSDNDEEKKWRGWVDNHLVHILSPNIYRNTSEALESFDYITSNDERAALYEAAETWVDGLNGRDFLGGSKPNLADLAVYGVLRPIRYLRSGKDMVEHTRIGDWYTRMENAVGESSRIKA
- the LOC126702254 gene encoding zinc finger protein VAR3, chloroplastic isoform X1, with the translated sequence MSVSKFLRLGTALSLHNRLPLSPLPLLFPKSLQFHPRYCSTASSAAVAAVDSTESLCSPDPHPWPEWVTFVDRLKSKGYFTESSSSPTDSVYKDMGVVRDACLSFARDRYDVFKSLSIDDIQKVVECGCPNLYRKAVNSGKRLRAYVRLDEGDVCSTCSLRGSCDRAYVILKETEADARTVDIVRILLFYALDSLVLSGGEKPPGRQTIESSARKLLSELIELSETSPDPALPKPAVKALKQKDDSLDFMDDVPSQDVEMKRGDWMCPKCNFMNFSRNKQCRECNEDGPKKVGMGDVEMKKGDWTCSQCDFMNFSRNIRCLKCKAEGPKRVSADKVEMKRGDWNCEQCGFMNFASNRNCLRCRVARPKRQLNPGEWECPSCDFLNYRKNMVCLKCNCERPKEAAAASEYEEQLWKQPH
- the LOC126702254 gene encoding zinc finger protein VAR3, chloroplastic isoform X2, with product MSVSKFLRLGTALSLHNRLPLSPLPLLFPKSLQFHPRYCSTASSAAVAAVDSTESLCSPDPHPWPEWVTFVDRLKSKGYFTESSSSPTDSVYKDMGVVRDACLSFARDRYDVFKSLSIDDIQKVVECGCPNLYRKAVNSGKRLRAYVRLDEGDVCSTCSLRGSCDRAYVILKETEADARTVDIVRILLFYALDSLVLSGGEKPPGRQTIESSARKLLSELIELSETSPDPALPKPAVKALKQKDDSLDFMDDVPSQDVEMKRGDWMCPKCNFMNFSRNKQCRECNEDGPKKVGMGDVEMKKGDWTCSQCGFMNFASNRNCLRCRVARPKRQLNPGEWECPSCDFLNYRKNMVCLKCNCERPKEAAAASEYEEQLWKQPH